One genomic region from Gemmatimonadaceae bacterium encodes:
- a CDS encoding M14 family zinc carboxypeptidase, with amino-acid sequence MRRSLFPPFATLGAALLLAAPTAAAHAQGELQGLKPGRDPRQPIDSAYTARIREYTTEPFFSSPLVDYLPASKTVPTPMAVLGDIAGARDNLPYSSQVYAYMRLLAKSSPRVRVWTIGHTEEGREMIAVGVASEAVWKNLDRNRANLAKLADPRTIGMNDATAEQLIPQTTPVYYITGTIHSTESGAPTALMELAYRLAVDESPYVRNIRDHLITLITPIVEVDGRDREVDLFHWHMAHPGETAPPLIYWGHYVAHDNNRDAMGATLDLTRNVLNTYVGWNAQVLHDLHESVPFMYDNTVGDGPYNAWIDPLLANEWQMLGWNNVQEMTRFGMPGVFAHGNFDTWSPGYLMFIAAMHNGISRLYETFGNGGTAETVERTLSPSETDKTWYRQDPPLPHVKWSLRDNNNYEQTGLLVSLEYFANNRQLFLENFYTKAKRSIEKATTEGPAAYVLPGDDPRPGAQVGLLQVLQRQHVEISRATAPFTVNVPGKRPANGRGARGGGESAPPPAMVPRTFPAGSYVIRMDQPYSRIADALLDYQFWSPNDPQKHPYDDTGWTFPEGFDVECVRVTDTTVLAAAMQEVTGQISAPGGVHGSGSVFAINHNGDNALATLRYALKDADFQAAEDSFTADGRRFDRGTFIIRGVSRAVLDSATRALGLEAYALPSAPAVAMHPLRAARVAIVHAWQGTQTEGWWREAFDFLHLPYAYISTQDVARDADLNAKYDVVIFPPVGASPQAIVEGMPMWRNPMPWKNTPQTPNIGTWAQTDDIRPGLGWDGLQHLQDFVARGGVLIGVGSTAQLAMQYGLTNGVSDNQPRGQEVVGSLLRARIVDNASPIVYGVRDSLAVYSEDGESFGVSNVRGGRGGGRFGGGAAGRPTGRGTAADQDEVQGRPALAPEFQAPPRPTVEPWQAAPITDEQLRNPLNVIPPDQRPRVALRYTDQHDLLVSGLLGGGADIAQRPLVVDDPYGKGHIVLFANNPIYRGETIGTYFLVFNTMLNWDHLNAGRVLDAR; translated from the coding sequence ATGAGGCGCAGTCTCTTCCCCCCGTTCGCCACGCTCGGCGCCGCACTCCTGCTCGCCGCCCCCACCGCCGCCGCCCACGCCCAGGGCGAACTGCAGGGCCTCAAGCCCGGACGCGATCCGCGCCAGCCCATCGATTCGGCGTACACCGCGCGGATCAGGGAGTACACCACCGAGCCATTCTTCAGCTCGCCGCTGGTGGACTACCTCCCCGCATCGAAGACCGTGCCCACCCCGATGGCCGTGCTCGGCGACATCGCCGGCGCCAGGGACAACCTGCCGTACTCGTCGCAGGTGTACGCGTACATGCGGCTGCTCGCCAAGTCGAGCCCGCGGGTGCGCGTGTGGACCATCGGCCACACCGAGGAGGGGCGCGAGATGATCGCCGTCGGCGTGGCGTCGGAGGCGGTGTGGAAGAATCTCGACCGCAACCGGGCCAACCTCGCCAAGCTCGCCGACCCGCGCACCATCGGCATGAACGACGCCACGGCCGAACAGCTCATCCCGCAGACCACGCCCGTGTACTACATCACCGGCACCATCCACTCCACCGAATCGGGCGCTCCCACCGCGCTCATGGAGCTGGCCTACCGCCTGGCCGTGGACGAGAGCCCGTACGTGCGAAACATCCGCGACCATCTGATTACACTAATAACCCCGATCGTCGAGGTGGACGGCCGCGACCGCGAGGTGGATCTCTTCCACTGGCACATGGCCCACCCCGGCGAGACGGCGCCGCCGCTCATCTACTGGGGCCACTACGTGGCGCACGACAACAACCGCGATGCCATGGGCGCCACGCTCGACCTCACGCGGAACGTGCTCAACACGTACGTGGGCTGGAACGCCCAGGTGCTGCACGACCTCCACGAATCCGTGCCGTTCATGTACGACAACACCGTCGGCGACGGCCCCTACAACGCGTGGATCGATCCGCTGCTCGCCAACGAATGGCAGATGCTCGGCTGGAACAACGTGCAGGAGATGACGCGGTTCGGCATGCCCGGCGTGTTCGCCCACGGCAACTTCGACACCTGGTCGCCCGGCTACCTGATGTTCATCGCCGCCATGCACAACGGCATCAGCCGCCTGTACGAGACGTTCGGCAACGGCGGCACCGCCGAGACCGTGGAGCGCACGCTGTCGCCCAGCGAGACCGACAAGACCTGGTACCGCCAGGATCCGCCGCTCCCGCACGTGAAGTGGTCGCTGCGCGACAACAACAACTACGAGCAGACCGGCCTGCTCGTTTCGCTGGAGTACTTTGCCAACAACCGGCAGCTGTTCCTCGAGAACTTTTACACCAAGGCCAAGCGATCCATCGAGAAGGCCACCACCGAAGGCCCCGCCGCCTACGTGTTGCCCGGGGACGATCCGCGGCCTGGCGCCCAGGTGGGCCTGCTGCAGGTGTTGCAGCGGCAGCACGTCGAGATCTCGCGGGCCACGGCGCCGTTCACCGTGAACGTGCCCGGCAAGCGACCCGCCAACGGCCGCGGAGCGCGCGGTGGCGGCGAGAGCGCGCCGCCGCCCGCCATGGTGCCGCGCACCTTCCCGGCCGGCAGCTACGTCATTCGCATGGATCAGCCGTACTCGCGCATCGCCGACGCGCTGCTCGACTACCAGTTCTGGTCGCCCAACGATCCGCAGAAGCATCCGTACGACGACACCGGGTGGACGTTCCCCGAAGGCTTCGACGTCGAGTGCGTGCGCGTGACCGACACCACCGTGCTCGCCGCGGCCATGCAGGAGGTGACCGGCCAGATCTCGGCGCCGGGTGGCGTGCACGGCAGCGGGAGCGTGTTCGCCATCAACCACAACGGCGACAACGCGCTCGCCACGCTGCGCTACGCGTTGAAGGACGCGGACTTCCAGGCCGCCGAGGATTCGTTCACGGCCGATGGACGCCGGTTCGATCGCGGCACGTTCATCATCCGCGGCGTGTCACGGGCCGTCCTTGACAGCGCCACCAGGGCGCTCGGGCTCGAGGCGTACGCGCTGCCGTCGGCGCCGGCGGTGGCCATGCACCCGTTGCGGGCCGCGCGCGTGGCGATCGTGCACGCCTGGCAGGGCACGCAGACCGAGGGTTGGTGGCGCGAGGCGTTCGACTTCCTGCACCTGCCGTACGCCTACATCAGCACGCAGGACGTGGCCCGCGACGCCGACCTCAACGCCAAGTACGACGTGGTCATCTTCCCGCCCGTGGGCGCAAGCCCGCAGGCCATCGTCGAGGGGATGCCCATGTGGCGGAACCCGATGCCGTGGAAGAACACGCCCCAGACGCCGAACATCGGCACCTGGGCCCAGACCGACGACATCCGGCCCGGTCTGGGCTGGGACGGGTTGCAGCACCTGCAGGACTTCGTGGCCCGGGGCGGCGTGCTGATCGGCGTGGGCAGCACCGCGCAGCTCGCCATGCAGTACGGATTGACCAACGGCGTGAGCGACAACCAGCCGCGCGGCCAGGAAGTGGTGGGCAGCCTGCTGCGCGCGCGGATCGTGGACAACGCGAGCCCCATCGTGTACGGCGTGAGGGACAGCCTGGCCGTGTACAGCGAGGACGGCGAGAGCTTCGGCGTCAGCAACGTCCGCGGGGGACGCGGGGGCGGGCGGTTCGGCGGCGGCGCGGCGGGCCGTCCCACCGGCCGCGGCACGGCGGCCGACCAGGACGAAGTGCAGGGCCGGCCGGCGCTGGCGCCGGAATTCCAGGCGCCGCCGCGTCCGACCGTGGAGCCCTGGCAGGCGGCGCCGATCACCGATGAGCAGCTGCGCAATCCGCTCAACGTCATCCCGCCCGATCAGCGTCCGCGCGTGGCGCTGCGGTACACCGACCAGCACGACCTGCTGGTGTCGGGGCTCCTCGGCGGCGGCGCCGACATCGCCCAGCGGCCGCTCGTCGTCGATGACCCATACGGGAAGGGGCATATCGTGCTGTTCGCCAACAACCCGATCTATCGCGGCGAAACGATCGGCACCTATTTCCTGGTGTTCAACACGATGCTGAACTGGGACCACCTGAACGCCGGGCGGGTGCTGGACGCGCGGTAG
- a CDS encoding protein kinase, translating to MRVPPEAAASHPHEDLFQRASSAVESRYRLERELGRGATAAVFLARDLKHERLVALKVLLPELAASLGTDRFLREIRLAARLAHPHILPVLDSGTAGELPFYVMPYVEGETLRELLARQGSLAIDIAVNLARDVADALDYAHAAGIVHRDVKPGNILLLGGHAVLADFGIARAMVAAAGQHVTGAGMAVGTPAYMSPEQAAGDDAVDGRSDQYSLAIVVFEALVGYPPFAGGTTQAMIARRFVERPPAVRTLRADASEALEDALSRAMALDPADRFADIREFATALTPGGERTVRVSPPTATRAAPVSAVPSVAVLPFANGSTDPEMEFFSDGMTDEIVGSLSRLRNLRVAARSSSYAARSRHEDARAIGERLGVGAILEGSVRRAGTRVRVNAFLVDARTGFQLWSDQYDREIDDVFAIQEEIATRIVETLRVQLLGNAARPLAASTTTNAAAYDAYLRGRYFANQRTEAGLRRSLDQFRSAIEADPGYASAYAGLAEALALLGLYGVVAPREAMPQAAQRADEALQHDPALAEAYVTLGMVRALYDFDWPRAEDAFRRAIALSPRYPAAHQRYAIDCLAPQRRFGAAMAEIDQACQLEPLSPVLQASAGMIRYFAGDLDAAIAMERAAAASDGGFAMAEFFLGTMARDAGDMPTAYAAFQRAIALTGGTPEMIAGLARAHAGAGQQGEAERLRAQLADAARDRFVSPCLLAQIDLALGRVDSALDGLELAMEVRDPELAYLVVRPVYRELAGQERFVRLCRALDLPLIS from the coding sequence TTGCGAGTTCCCCCGGAGGCTGCCGCGTCGCACCCACACGAGGACCTCTTCCAGCGGGCCAGCTCGGCGGTCGAGTCGCGGTACAGGCTCGAGCGCGAGTTGGGGCGTGGGGCGACGGCGGCGGTGTTCCTCGCGCGCGATCTGAAGCACGAGCGCCTGGTGGCGCTCAAGGTGCTGCTCCCCGAGTTGGCGGCGTCCCTGGGCACCGATCGCTTCCTGCGCGAGATCCGGCTCGCGGCGCGGCTGGCGCATCCGCACATCCTGCCGGTGCTCGACTCGGGCACGGCGGGCGAACTGCCGTTCTACGTCATGCCGTACGTCGAGGGGGAAACGCTGCGCGAGCTGCTGGCGCGGCAGGGATCGCTGGCCATCGACATCGCGGTGAACCTGGCGCGCGACGTGGCCGACGCCCTGGACTACGCCCACGCGGCGGGGATCGTCCACCGCGACGTGAAGCCCGGCAACATCCTGCTCCTCGGGGGGCACGCGGTGCTGGCGGATTTCGGGATCGCGCGCGCCATGGTGGCCGCGGCCGGCCAGCACGTGACGGGCGCCGGCATGGCCGTGGGCACGCCGGCGTACATGAGCCCGGAGCAGGCGGCCGGCGACGACGCGGTGGACGGGCGGAGCGATCAGTACTCCCTGGCGATCGTGGTGTTCGAGGCGCTGGTGGGATATCCCCCGTTCGCGGGCGGGACGACGCAGGCGATGATCGCGCGACGATTCGTGGAGCGGCCGCCGGCGGTGCGGACGCTGCGCGCCGATGCGTCCGAGGCGCTCGAAGACGCGTTGTCGCGCGCCATGGCGCTCGACCCGGCGGACCGGTTCGCGGACATTCGCGAGTTCGCCACGGCGCTCACCCCGGGCGGCGAACGCACCGTGCGCGTGAGCCCGCCGACCGCGACCCGCGCCGCGCCGGTGTCGGCGGTGCCCTCGGTAGCCGTCCTTCCGTTCGCCAACGGGAGCACCGATCCGGAGATGGAGTTCTTCTCCGACGGCATGACGGACGAGATCGTGGGGTCGTTGAGCCGGCTGCGCAATCTGCGGGTGGCGGCGCGGAGTTCGTCGTACGCCGCCCGGTCGCGCCACGAGGATGCGCGCGCGATCGGCGAGCGGCTGGGCGTGGGGGCCATTCTCGAGGGGAGCGTGCGCCGGGCCGGCACCCGCGTGCGGGTGAACGCGTTTCTCGTCGACGCCCGGACGGGGTTCCAACTCTGGTCGGATCAGTACGACCGCGAGATCGACGACGTGTTCGCGATCCAGGAGGAAATCGCCACGCGCATCGTCGAGACGCTGCGCGTGCAGCTGCTGGGCAACGCGGCGCGCCCGCTCGCGGCGTCCACGACGACCAATGCTGCCGCGTACGACGCCTACCTGCGCGGCCGCTACTTTGCCAATCAGCGGACCGAAGCGGGGCTGCGCCGTAGCCTCGACCAGTTCCGCAGCGCGATCGAGGCCGATCCCGGGTACGCGTCGGCCTACGCCGGGTTGGCGGAGGCGTTGGCGCTGCTCGGCCTGTACGGCGTGGTGGCGCCGCGCGAGGCGATGCCGCAGGCGGCGCAGCGGGCGGACGAGGCGCTGCAGCACGACCCGGCGCTCGCCGAAGCATACGTGACCCTGGGCATGGTGCGCGCCCTCTACGATTTCGATTGGCCGCGGGCCGAGGACGCGTTCCGGCGAGCGATCGCGCTCAGCCCGCGCTATCCGGCGGCGCACCAGCGCTACGCGATCGACTGCCTGGCCCCGCAGCGGCGCTTCGGGGCGGCGATGGCCGAGATCGATCAGGCGTGCCAGTTGGAGCCGCTCTCCCCCGTGCTCCAGGCGAGCGCCGGGATGATCCGGTATTTCGCGGGCGACCTGGACGCGGCGATCGCGATGGAGCGGGCCGCCGCGGCGAGCGACGGGGGATTCGCGATGGCCGAGTTCTTCCTCGGCACGATGGCGCGCGACGCGGGGGACATGCCCACCGCCTACGCGGCGTTCCAGCGCGCGATCGCGCTCACCGGGGGAACGCCGGAGATGATCGCCGGCCTCGCGCGGGCGCACGCCGGGGCCGGACAACAGGGCGAGGCCGAGCGACTCCGCGCGCAGTTGGCGGATGCGGCGCGCGACCGGTTCGTGTCGCCCTGCCTGCTGGCGCAGATCGACCTGGCGCTGGGGCGCGTGGACTCGGCGCTCGACGGGCTGGAGCTGGCCATGGAGGTCCGGGACCCCGAACTGGCGTACCTCGTGGTGCGGCCGGTGTATCGCGAGCTGGCGGGACAGGAGCGGTTCGTCCGCCTCTGTCGCGCGCTCGACCTGCCGTTGATCTCGTAA
- a CDS encoding DUF5916 domain-containing protein, with translation MILAILGAFQLAAAQPVPEPAIYNARAGQTSVHIPIIDTTITVDGRLDEPVWRRASMLTGFSEYQPVDQRPAPDSTEVLVWYSRDAMYFGIKAFETHGAVRATLAERDNVSSDDNVEVHLDTYDQRTRAFVFIVNPLGVQADGIKNEMGGFVPGSNVSPGQNDLSPDFIWESKGHVTPWGYEVEMRIPFSSLRYPAKSVQNWGIQIQRNVQHSGYQETWTEAHKASASFIRQEGQLVGLTGMHHGQVVQLNPELTNTVTGSPCCNTALDGWQYASKPQLGGNVRWAMGSNFVLNGTVKPDFSQVEADATQIAADERFALFYPEKRPFFVEGADQFNVPNTLVYTRTIVQPTAAVKLTGQVGNTDVAVMSALDAGSTTPDGRSPLVDIVRLDRGFGRQSTVGMLYSDRVGGGRANRVLDGDVHYVLDPRTYAQFQAVMSSTTQNGTTHDAPMWETVLDGTGRGFGFHYSVLGIGNGFAADNGFVQRTGIVQPSVMNRLTLYGAPGAFIERFNVYLMTSGVWRYDDFFSARHLLEDKLSPNASFTLRGGWSFNVTPTLSSFAFDPAAYTGDFTGTPQAPVPFAPSPRITTALTTLKLSTPQFQTYAASAGITTGNDVDFLETARVRRLDYNGSLDLRPTQQLRLSATYQSSTFTRRSDGVQSLSVRIPRLKVEYQLTRSIFFRVVTQYTAMKREPLQDWRTGQVLLVGSGGTYTPSTASVSNALRTDWLFSYRPTPGTVFFAGYGNTLTEPDPLALDRLTRTSDAFFVKVSYLFGAIGAR, from the coding sequence ATGATTCTCGCTATTCTGGGCGCGTTCCAGCTCGCCGCGGCGCAGCCGGTGCCGGAACCGGCGATCTACAACGCGCGTGCCGGTCAGACGTCGGTGCACATTCCCATCATCGACACCACGATCACCGTGGACGGCCGCCTCGACGAGCCGGTGTGGCGGCGGGCGTCCATGCTCACCGGGTTCTCGGAATACCAGCCGGTGGACCAGCGCCCCGCGCCCGACTCCACCGAGGTGCTGGTGTGGTATTCGCGCGACGCGATGTACTTCGGGATCAAAGCCTTCGAGACGCACGGCGCCGTGCGGGCCACGCTCGCCGAGCGCGACAATGTGAGCAGCGACGACAACGTCGAGGTGCACCTCGACACCTACGACCAGCGCACCCGCGCGTTCGTGTTCATCGTCAACCCGCTGGGCGTGCAGGCGGACGGGATCAAGAACGAAATGGGCGGGTTCGTGCCCGGATCCAACGTGTCGCCGGGCCAGAACGACCTCAGTCCCGATTTCATCTGGGAATCCAAGGGCCACGTCACGCCCTGGGGCTATGAAGTCGAGATGCGCATCCCGTTCAGCAGCCTGCGCTACCCCGCGAAGTCGGTGCAGAACTGGGGCATCCAGATCCAGCGCAACGTGCAGCACAGCGGCTACCAGGAAACGTGGACCGAGGCCCACAAGGCGTCGGCCAGCTTCATTCGGCAGGAAGGCCAGCTCGTGGGCCTCACCGGCATGCACCATGGGCAGGTGGTGCAACTCAACCCCGAGCTCACCAACACCGTGACCGGGTCACCCTGCTGCAACACGGCGCTCGACGGCTGGCAGTACGCGTCGAAGCCGCAACTGGGCGGCAACGTGCGCTGGGCGATGGGGAGCAACTTCGTGCTCAACGGCACGGTGAAGCCCGACTTCTCGCAGGTGGAGGCCGACGCGACGCAGATCGCGGCCGACGAGCGGTTCGCGCTGTTCTATCCCGAGAAGCGCCCGTTCTTCGTGGAAGGGGCGGACCAGTTCAACGTCCCCAACACGCTGGTCTACACGCGGACCATCGTGCAGCCGACCGCCGCCGTGAAACTCACCGGGCAGGTGGGGAACACCGACGTCGCGGTGATGTCGGCGCTGGACGCGGGGAGCACGACGCCCGACGGGCGGAGTCCGCTGGTGGACATCGTGCGGCTCGATCGCGGCTTCGGCCGGCAGAGCACGGTGGGCATGCTCTACAGCGACCGCGTGGGCGGCGGGCGCGCCAACCGCGTGCTGGACGGCGACGTGCACTACGTGCTCGACCCGCGCACGTACGCCCAGTTCCAGGCGGTGATGAGCTCGACGACGCAGAACGGCACGACGCACGACGCCCCGATGTGGGAGACGGTGCTCGACGGCACGGGCCGGGGGTTCGGCTTCCACTACAGCGTCCTCGGCATCGGCAACGGGTTCGCGGCCGACAACGGGTTCGTGCAGCGCACGGGGATCGTGCAGCCGAGCGTGATGAACCGCCTCACGCTGTACGGCGCGCCGGGGGCGTTCATCGAGCGGTTCAACGTGTACCTCATGACGTCCGGCGTGTGGCGGTACGACGACTTCTTCTCGGCCAGGCACCTGCTCGAGGACAAGCTGTCGCCCAACGCGTCGTTCACCCTCCGCGGCGGCTGGTCGTTCAACGTCACGCCCACGCTCTCGAGCTTCGCGTTCGATCCCGCGGCGTACACCGGCGACTTCACGGGCACGCCGCAGGCGCCGGTGCCGTTCGCGCCGTCGCCGCGGATCACGACCGCGCTCACCACGCTCAAGCTGTCGACGCCGCAGTTCCAGACGTATGCCGCGTCGGCGGGGATCACGACCGGGAACGACGTGGACTTCCTGGAGACGGCGCGGGTGCGGCGGCTGGACTACAACGGGAGCCTGGACCTGCGGCCCACGCAGCAGTTGCGCCTGAGCGCCACCTACCAGAGCAGCACCTTCACGCGGCGCAGCGACGGGGTGCAGTCGCTGTCGGTGCGCATCCCGCGGCTCAAGGTGGAGTACCAACTCACGCGCTCGATCTTCTTCCGGGTGGTCACGCAGTACACGGCGATGAAGCGCGAACCGCTGCAGGACTGGCGCACCGGACAGGTGCTGCTCGTGGGGAGCGGCGGCACGTACACGCCGTCCACGGCGAGCGTGAGCAACGCGCTGCGCACCGACTGGCTGTTCTCCTACCGCCCCACGCCGGGCACGGTGTTCTTCGCGGGGTACGGGAACACGCTCACCGAGCCGGACCCCCTGGCGCTGGACCGGCTGACGCGGACGAGCGACGCGTTCTTCGTGAAGGTGTCGTATCTGTTCGGGGCGATCGGGGCGCGGTGA
- a CDS encoding protein kinase yields the protein MSDVAASLRNALHDRYRIERELGAGGMATVYLAEDLKHDRKVAIKVLHPDLAAALGAQRFLSDIKTTANLQHPHILPLHDSGEADGLLFYVMPYVEGESLRDRLDREKPLPIADAVRITCEVASALDYAHRHGVIHRDVKPENILLHDGRATVADFGIALAIQSAAGARMTQTGLSLGTPQYMSPEQAMGEKQIDARSDVYALGAVLYEMLTGDPPFTGSTVQAVVAKVMSAEPEPVTMLRKSTPEPVAYAVHRALEKLPADRFPTAQAFADALAAPAAPAASLGAAGRGAGHAGSPSGWRASLRHPLVLGSVVIAIAAVAFAARMWIAARRAPEATVERFAVDLPQGVTPMIRSAVGTSGGMGVAISPDGSTIVISGIGADGVARLYIRRLDELAASPIPGTEGGVQPFFSPDGQWIAFWVAGRLLKVNVRGGAPQPIAEIANMVGGTWTRDGTIVVSITGHLVSFPAAGGAKPAVAALDTAGGEEGQYFPTAIADGDHVAYSSWGSGGLEAVRVGMLTLSTGRARRLDVPATSVLGAMDGSLVYANTTGSLVVAPFDVASGSATGPAVPAVGDVATGNRAGAQAALSNAGTLVYATGGAKSQVVLANADGETPVLPEVRGYGFPRYSPDGKRLALSITSGATSDIWIYDFATRGLRRLSSGGSVNERPEWSADGTRVMYRSDRGARSAIWWQPIDESAPATVLLASPTAAYYEAVMTPDARAIVFQVDTTGGDVGYRMLSGDTTLRSIAGTRFQEFMARVSPDGHWVAFVTDESGTAQVVVQPFPGPGPRIQISSTGGTEPVWARDGRRLFYRSNGRFVAAAIAATRPFRVTSRTTFMDDDYLPAVSPHANYDVSPDGKTLLVLKGDNPRLVVVHNWWAEARRGLRADSTTH from the coding sequence TTGAGCGACGTCGCAGCCAGCCTTCGTAACGCGTTGCACGACCGCTACCGCATCGAGCGCGAACTCGGCGCCGGCGGCATGGCCACGGTGTACCTCGCCGAGGACCTCAAGCACGACCGCAAGGTCGCGATCAAGGTGCTTCATCCGGATCTCGCGGCCGCGCTGGGCGCCCAGCGCTTCCTGAGCGATATCAAGACCACGGCCAATCTGCAGCATCCGCACATCCTCCCCCTGCACGATTCGGGCGAGGCGGACGGCCTGCTGTTCTACGTGATGCCGTACGTCGAGGGCGAGTCGCTGCGCGACCGGCTGGATCGCGAGAAGCCGCTCCCCATCGCCGACGCGGTGCGCATCACCTGCGAGGTGGCCAGCGCGCTCGACTACGCGCACCGCCACGGCGTGATCCACCGCGACGTCAAGCCCGAGAACATCCTGTTGCACGACGGCCGCGCGACCGTCGCCGACTTCGGCATCGCGCTGGCGATCCAGAGCGCGGCCGGCGCGCGGATGACCCAGACGGGGCTCAGCCTGGGCACGCCGCAGTACATGAGCCCCGAGCAGGCGATGGGCGAGAAGCAGATCGACGCCCGAAGCGACGTCTACGCGCTGGGCGCCGTGCTGTACGAGATGCTCACCGGCGATCCGCCGTTCACGGGGTCCACCGTGCAGGCGGTGGTGGCCAAGGTGATGAGCGCCGAGCCCGAGCCCGTGACGATGCTGCGCAAGAGCACGCCCGAGCCGGTGGCGTATGCCGTGCACAGGGCGCTGGAGAAGCTGCCCGCCGACCGGTTCCCCACGGCGCAGGCATTCGCGGATGCGCTCGCCGCGCCGGCCGCGCCGGCGGCGTCGCTCGGCGCAGCCGGGCGCGGCGCAGGCCATGCGGGCTCGCCCAGTGGATGGCGTGCCTCGCTCCGCCATCCGCTCGTGCTCGGCAGCGTCGTGATCGCCATCGCGGCCGTTGCGTTCGCCGCCCGGATGTGGATCGCTGCGCGCCGCGCGCCGGAGGCGACGGTGGAACGGTTCGCGGTGGATCTGCCCCAAGGCGTCACGCCGATGATTCGCAGCGCCGTGGGAACGAGTGGGGGGATGGGGGTCGCGATCTCGCCGGACGGTTCCACGATCGTCATTTCGGGAATCGGCGCCGACGGCGTCGCGCGGCTGTACATCCGCCGGTTGGACGAATTGGCGGCCTCCCCGATCCCGGGCACGGAAGGCGGGGTCCAGCCGTTCTTCTCGCCGGACGGACAGTGGATCGCGTTCTGGGTGGCGGGGCGGCTGTTGAAGGTGAATGTGCGCGGTGGTGCCCCGCAGCCCATCGCCGAAATCGCCAACATGGTCGGGGGCACCTGGACTCGCGACGGCACGATCGTCGTCAGCATCACCGGACACCTGGTCTCGTTCCCCGCCGCGGGCGGCGCGAAGCCGGCAGTCGCGGCGCTCGACACCGCGGGAGGCGAGGAGGGCCAGTACTTCCCGACGGCGATCGCGGATGGCGATCACGTGGCGTACTCCAGTTGGGGCTCCGGAGGGCTCGAAGCCGTGCGGGTCGGGATGCTGACGCTCTCTACCGGCCGGGCGCGCCGGCTCGACGTGCCGGCCACGAGCGTGCTCGGCGCCATGGATGGTTCGTTGGTTTATGCCAACACCACGGGAAGTCTGGTCGTGGCGCCGTTCGATGTCGCCTCGGGCTCCGCGACGGGCCCGGCGGTGCCGGCGGTGGGCGACGTGGCGACCGGGAATCGCGCCGGCGCCCAGGCCGCGCTCTCGAACGCCGGAACGCTCGTCTATGCCACCGGGGGCGCGAAATCCCAAGTGGTGCTCGCCAACGCCGACGGCGAGACGCCGGTGCTCCCGGAAGTCCGGGGCTACGGGTTTCCGCGATACTCGCCCGACGGCAAGCGGCTGGCGCTGTCGATCACGTCCGGCGCGACGAGCGACATCTGGATATATGATTTTGCTACTCGCGGCCTGCGGCGTCTCTCCAGCGGCGGCTCGGTCAACGAACGGCCGGAGTGGTCGGCCGACGGTACGCGGGTGATGTATCGCTCCGACCGCGGAGCGCGCTCCGCCATCTGGTGGCAGCCGATCGATGAGAGCGCGCCGGCCACCGTGCTCCTGGCCAGTCCCACGGCCGCCTATTACGAGGCGGTCATGACGCCCGACGCGCGCGCCATCGTGTTCCAGGTGGATACGACGGGCGGCGACGTCGGATACCGGATGCTGAGCGGCGACACGACGCTCAGGTCGATCGCCGGCACGCGGTTCCAGGAGTTCATGGCTCGCGTCTCGCCCGACGGGCACTGGGTGGCGTTCGTGACCGACGAGTCGGGCACCGCGCAGGTCGTGGTGCAGCCCTTTCCCGGACCGGGCCCGCGGATCCAGATCTCGAGCACCGGCGGGACGGAGCCGGTGTGGGCGCGCGACGGCCGGCGCCTGTTCTATCGGAGCAACGGCCGCTTCGTGGCGGCCGCGATCGCGGCAACCCGGCCTTTCCGGGTGACGTCGCGCACGACGTTCATGGACGACGACTATCTGCCGGCCGTCTCGCCCCACGCCAATTACGACGTGTCGCCCGACGGCAAGACCCTGCTCGTGCTCAAGGGCGACAATCCCCGTCTGGTCGTCGTCCACAACTGGTGGGCGGAAGCGCGCCGCGGGCTTCGCGCGGATTCGACGACCCACTGA